In Rattus norvegicus strain BN/NHsdMcwi chromosome 1, GRCr8, whole genome shotgun sequence, a genomic segment contains:
- the Nap1l4 gene encoding nucleosome assembly protein 1-like 4 isoform X1 codes for MAENSLSDGGPADSVEAAKNASNTEKLTDQVMQNPQVLAALQERLDNVSHTPSSYIETLPKAVKRRINALKQLQVRCAHIEAKFYEEVHDLERKYAALYQPLFDKRREFITGDVEPTDAESAWHSENEEDDKLAGDMKNKVVIAEKEAAAVEELNPKGIPEFWFTIFRNVDMLSELVQEYDEPILKHLQDIKVKFSDPGQPMSFVLEFHFEPNDYFTNPVLTKTYKMKSEPDKADPFSFEGPEIVDCDGCTIDWKKGKNVTVKTIKKKQKHKGRGTVRTITKQVPNESFFNFFSPLKASGDGESLDEDSEFTLASDFEIGHFFRERIVPRAVLYFTGEAIEDDDNFEEGEEGEEEELEGDEEGEDEDDADVNPKKEPIQPAECKQQ; via the exons AAAAACTCACAGACCAGGTGATGCAGAACCCACAAGTGCTGGCAGCTTTGCAGGAACGTCTTGACAACGTCTCTCACACTCCATCTAGTTACATAGAAAC TTTACCTAAAGCTGTCAAAAGAAGAATTAATGCTCTGAAGCAGCTCCAGGTGAGGTGTGCGCACATAGAAGCTAAGTTCTACGAGGAAGTTCATGACCTGGAGAGGAAGTATGCAGCCTTGTACCAGCCTCTATTTGATAAG AGAAGAGAATTCATCACTGGTGACGTGGAGCCCACAGATGCAGAGTCAGCGTGGCACAGTGAGAATGAGGAGGATGACAAGTTGGCT GGAGATATGAAGAATAAGGTAGTCATAGCTGAGAAAGAAGCAGCAGCGGTGGAAGAGCTGAACCCCAAAGGCATCCCTGAGTTCTGGTTTACCATCTTCAGAAATGTGGACATGCTTAGCGAACTGGTGCAG GAATATGATGAACCAATCTTGAAACACCTGCAGGATATTAAAGTGAAGTTTTCAGACCCTGGACAACCTATG TCTTTTGTGCTAGAGTTTCACTTTGAACCCAACGACTACTTCACCAATCCTGTCCTGACGAAAACATACAAGATGAAATCAGAGCCAGACAAGGCCGACCCTTTTTCTTTCGAAGGTCCTGAAATTGTGGACTGTGATGG GTGTACAATAGactggaagaaaggaaaaaatgtcacagtcaaaacaatcaagaaaaaacagAAGCACAAGGGCCGGGGCACTGTACGAACCATCACCAAGCAAGTGCCCAATGAGTccttcttcaacttcttcagtccCCTGAAAG cCTCTGGAGATGGAGAATCTCTG GATGAAGATTCCGAATTCACCTTAGCCTCTGACTTTGAAATTGGGCACTTTTTCCGTGAGCGCATCGTGCCACGGGCTGTCCTCTACTTCACTGGGGAGGCCATAGAGGATGATGACAAT TTTGAAGAAGGCGAGGAAGGTGAAGAGGAG GAATTGGAAGGTGATGAGGAAGGAGAAGATGAGGATGATGCTGATGTTAACCCCAAG AAAGAACCCATCCAGCCAGCGGAGTGCAAGCAGCAGTGA
- the Nap1l4 gene encoding nucleosome assembly protein 1-like 4 isoform X2 has translation MAENSLSDGGPADSVEAAKNASNTEKLTDQVMQNPQVLAALQERLDNVSHTPSSYIETLPKAVKRRINALKQLQVRCAHIEAKFYEEVHDLERKYAALYQPLFDKRREFITGDVEPTDAESAWHSENEEDDKLAGDMKNKVVIAEKEAAAVEELNPKGIPEFWFTIFRNVDMLSELVQEYDEPILKHLQDIKVKFSDPGQPMSFVLEFHFEPNDYFTNPVLTKTYKMKSEPDKADPFSFEGPEIVDCDGCTIDWKKGKNVTVKTIKKKQKHKGRGTVRTITKQVPNESFFNFFSPLKASGDGESLDEDSEFTLASDFEIGHFFRERIVPRAVLYFTGEAIEDDDNFEEGEEGEEEELEGDEEGEDEDDADVNPKV, from the exons AAAAACTCACAGACCAGGTGATGCAGAACCCACAAGTGCTGGCAGCTTTGCAGGAACGTCTTGACAACGTCTCTCACACTCCATCTAGTTACATAGAAAC TTTACCTAAAGCTGTCAAAAGAAGAATTAATGCTCTGAAGCAGCTCCAGGTGAGGTGTGCGCACATAGAAGCTAAGTTCTACGAGGAAGTTCATGACCTGGAGAGGAAGTATGCAGCCTTGTACCAGCCTCTATTTGATAAG AGAAGAGAATTCATCACTGGTGACGTGGAGCCCACAGATGCAGAGTCAGCGTGGCACAGTGAGAATGAGGAGGATGACAAGTTGGCT GGAGATATGAAGAATAAGGTAGTCATAGCTGAGAAAGAAGCAGCAGCGGTGGAAGAGCTGAACCCCAAAGGCATCCCTGAGTTCTGGTTTACCATCTTCAGAAATGTGGACATGCTTAGCGAACTGGTGCAG GAATATGATGAACCAATCTTGAAACACCTGCAGGATATTAAAGTGAAGTTTTCAGACCCTGGACAACCTATG TCTTTTGTGCTAGAGTTTCACTTTGAACCCAACGACTACTTCACCAATCCTGTCCTGACGAAAACATACAAGATGAAATCAGAGCCAGACAAGGCCGACCCTTTTTCTTTCGAAGGTCCTGAAATTGTGGACTGTGATGG GTGTACAATAGactggaagaaaggaaaaaatgtcacagtcaaaacaatcaagaaaaaacagAAGCACAAGGGCCGGGGCACTGTACGAACCATCACCAAGCAAGTGCCCAATGAGTccttcttcaacttcttcagtccCCTGAAAG cCTCTGGAGATGGAGAATCTCTG GATGAAGATTCCGAATTCACCTTAGCCTCTGACTTTGAAATTGGGCACTTTTTCCGTGAGCGCATCGTGCCACGGGCTGTCCTCTACTTCACTGGGGAGGCCATAGAGGATGATGACAAT TTTGAAGAAGGCGAGGAAGGTGAAGAGGAG GAATTGGAAGGTGATGAGGAAGGAGAAGATGAGGATGATGCTGATGTTAACCCCAAG GTGTAA